The Leptospira mtsangambouensis genomic sequence AAGATGTTATTTGGAAAGGTGAGAAGGAAAGCCTTGGGCCTTCTTTGACTATGTTTCCTGCAGAAGCAAAAATGGCTCCTCCCTCAAAGATGATCCTTCCTGATTCATTTCCAGTAAGGTTTGTGAACACTTGGAGGTTACACTGGTTTCTACTGGATTCTGTAAAAATTTGCCTGCGTATCTTTTGTTTCCCGATAGCAAAATGGGAAGCACCTGGAGAAAATAAAACATCGATTCCCTGAAGAGAATAGAAGGATGAAGGTTTTTGGACGGACCAACTGTCTTCGCAAATCTCCACACCAAACTTCCATTGCGCCGTATGGAAAATAAAATGCCCAAAAGGAACTTCGTCAGAAGCAAAGGAAATAGATTGATTTAAAAATTCTGACTCGGAATGGAACCATCTTCGTTCATAGTGTACACCTGTATTTGCTAAATTGAGTTTAGGAATCAAAGCAATTACCTTTCCACCAAAAAGCACTGCCATACAATTATACAAAAAGGAACCTACAAATACAGGAAGTCCAACAAGGATGATTTGGTTTTTCGAAACAGTTTTTAGTTTTTCAATGATTTCTTCGGAACGAGTCCAAACATAAGGTTTATAAAAAGCATCCTCGCATCCGTATCCAGAAATGGAAAGCTCAGGAAAAAGAATGCAGTCTGCATCCTTTGCTTCTGGACTGTCTATTGCCTTTTTAATGGCCTCATAGTTCCCCAAAAAATCGAGGGGAGTCGTATTCAATGTAACGGCGGCAATTTTAATTTTGGGCATTGGAGAAAACTCGGTTATAAATCTTATCCGACGCACCTCTGTTTTCTACAACAAAGTTTCGATTCCCATTTCCCATCTTTTCTCTTAAGGTTTGGTCCGTTGTGAGTAAGTGAAATTTTTCAATAAAATCAGATTCTGTCTCGGTTTGGAAGAGTCCACCTAACTCTCGCATGACGATCGCTTCAGGTGCATTATAGATTTTTGGCCCAGTGATGACAGGAAGGCCAAGAGCAGCAGGTTCTATGGTATTATGAACTCGGTGTAACCAAGCGCCACCCACATAAGCAAAACTTCCATAGTGGTAAGCAAATGCCAAAATTCCCATAAGATCAAAAAGAAGGAATTTGGGCAAAGAATCGCCCGGATTTCTTTTCGAAAACACTCCCACAGGTCCGTATTTTTCCAAATTCGAAATGAAATCCTTCATTCGAGTTTCTTCCCATTTATGAGGAAAAATCCAATAAAAAGACTCATCTTTGTGTTTTTTTAAATAGTTAATAAAATGTTCTTCGCAAATTCCATAAGTGGAACCAAGAATGACGGGTTTGTTTTTGGATAAAAAGTCTTTTTGTTCTAAAAGAAAATTGGTAAAAGTAGGGTTTGGAGATTTGTTTTCTAATTTGTTCAAAACAGATTCAAATCTTGTATCACCTAATACTTGGAAATCGGTTGTTTCAGTTACGAGACCTTCGAATTCTTTTGCCATTAGTTCATGGCTTGGGTAGATTCCCGTAAGATAACGAAAGGAAGCTTTGGTTAAAGAACGAATGAGTGGGTTTTTTCGAGACGAACCAGAAGACAAACTAGCACAGGTTAGATAGGACTTTGTTCCCATCTGGTTTGCCTTTTTTAAAAGATTGGGCCAAGTATCCCAAGCCATCACAAAGAGAACTTTGGGTTGGAAATGAGAAAATATTTGGTCGTAGGCATGGGCTCTATCCAAAGGAAGATAAAAATACACATCGGCCAATGGATCTTGAAAGGAAGTTTCTTTTACAGAAGAAGAAAATACCGATTGGATGATAAAAACATTTTTATTTTTTTTTCGGATGGTTTCTGTTAGAGCTTTGGCCTGATCGAGTTCACCCACACTGGCTGAATGGAGCCAAATCACAAATTTTCCATCTGCCGATTTGGAGAAAATTTGGTGAAGAGAACGATTTCTTTTTTCTAATTCTTCTCTTATTTGTTTCACAAATAAGGATAAAAATTTTAAAATCCAATCAATTTTGAAAACAAGGATGTTGTAAAAAAAATATACCATTTAACGTTTGTTACCCCAGGTATCGTTGACTTCCGATCCAGGGTAGATGAAAGTTCTTTTATCAATGACAAAACTCAAATTGTCAAAGTATAAATGAAACTCTCCTTTCTTTTGTGAAGCTAAACTTTTGAGTCGAAAGGAGGCAAAAGAAATAGGAAAGGACATGGATTGGATGAGCCTAGTGTTTTCCTTGGGAAGATTGATGGTAAATTCTAATCTTCTCCATCCCACAAAATTCAAAGTCCCTAAATCAAAATACAAATCTTTGGATTTTTTTTGAGAAAGCCCCATACTCAAATTGATATGGTGGCCTTCTGAATACACCCAAAGAATTCCTTGGATGGGCATACCTAGTGGCATAAGAATTGGTTCTTTGGGTCGAATTTCCCAATGGTCAAGCCTTGGATTTTCTACATAACTTTGCACAAGAAAACTGGTTTGGTTTTGTAAGTTGGGATAACCCGACTCTTTGAGAATGTTTGTCTCTAGGAAAAATGCCTCTGATTTTGGAATGGAAGCTGTAAACTGTGTGAAGGTCAAAAAGGAATCCACACGATAAAAATCCCAAGGCCTTTCTCCTTCAAAGTCTTCCACAAGAAAGAGAAGGTAACTTGTATCGATGGAGAGAGCGGATTTTAAAATTTGGACTCGGCCCAATTCATCGGGATCATGAGGCCTCGGAAGAGACAAAAGACCGGAAATCATGAGTAGGAAACCCAAACCGATTGTGATTTTTTTTGCAAAGTTCATGATTTCTCACTTTTCGAAAACCCAAAAACGTGTACTCTGTTCTTATCAAAGGAAAGGAATCCGCACGTCATGGGCCGCCGCGACAATTTGAAAATACTCACAACTGCCATTCTAGTGGTCCTACTTCTTTCATCGTTCATTTTCGCATTTATCTATAGAAACGAAATTTACCAAAAACTCCAAACCATCGGAAAAAACCGTGAGGTAGAGATGGTGGACCGGGAAATCGAAAGAGAAAACCCGGGGATTCCTGCACCCAAAGAAAATTTTGCAAAATCTGAAACAAAAGATACTCCTGAGGACAGATCCAAACTCCCGGAACTTCCGAGTTTAGATGATATGGAACCAGAGACCGATAGACCTCGTTCTGTTTCCGTAGCAGCTTCCACAAAGTCCAAAGAAAAAGCAGATCCATCTTCTCGTTTGCAAGAGAAGTTGGACCAAGTCGAAGAATCCTTTTCTCCGAAAGAAGAAACAAAAAAATCAAAGAAAACTTCCAAAAAAGAAGAATCACTCTCAGATACTATGGAATCGACTTCCACAACCAAACAGCCGAAAGTGGACATAGAGGATTCGGTAAAACCGACAAAACAGGCGAAGTCCAAAGTTTCCAAAAAAGAAAAACAAGTGGCTTCTCTTCGAAACCAAAGGAATCGTTCTGCGACTTCTAAAAAACAAAGTTCCAAATCACAAAAGTTAGTCGATTCACAAAAATCCACAAAAAGAACATCGGATGAATCTGGATCTTCTTCTATGGAAGTTCGGATGCGGACAGTGGAACAGAAACTTTCTAGCCAAAATGACCGAAACGAAAAACGATTTGTAGAAATTGAACGTCGGATTGAGTCTTTGGAAAAAGCCTTAGCTAAGTAATCGTGTCCGATTACGGTTCTTCTTATCGCTCCATCCAATCTTCTCTTAAAGATTTGTTCCCTAACAAATCTCCCATTCTCATTGCCGTATCCAAAACCAAACCTTACGAAGTGGTGAAAGAGGCCTATTTGCAAGGGATTCGTGAATTTGGCGAAAATTACATTCCAGAAGCCATTTCCAAATTTACAAAACTAAGAGAAGAGTTTCCAGAAGCAGCCACATCAGTCAATTTACACCATATTGGTCCCGTCCAATCAGGAACCTTACGAAAGTTATTTGGAATATTCTCTTTTACCCATGGGGTTGGATCCATTTCTTCCTTAACGGAACTTCTCAAACGTGCAGAAAAAGAAAAAAAGCAGATACGTTATTTGATCCAAGTCAATCTCACAGGAGAGGATTCCAAACATGGGCTTAGTATTGAAACTCTTCGTTCCATGAGAGAAACAATGATCGGTTACCAAAATGAATTTTGTATTTGGAAAGGGTTTATGGGGATGGGACCTTCAAGCGGAGATTTAATTGTAACAAAAAAAGTTTTCTCCGATTTAGCAGAATTACGTGATACATATTTTCCGGATAAAAAGTTATCTATGGGAATGAGCGGGGATTATGAAATCGCCTGTGAATTAGGAGCCGACTATTTAAGGGTTGGTTCAAAGATTTTTGGAGAGAGAGATTATGCAAAAGAAACCATTTGAAGCTGTTGGAGTTGTGGGCCTGGGAAAGATGGGGGGAGCCATTGCAACTGCCCTTGTAGGAAAAGGTACCAAGGTATACGGGTTTGATCCCAACGTAAAAGAATCTCCCGTGGCTGGAGTGAATCTTCTGGGAACCCTTTCTGCTATTTCCGAAGTTACGGATGTGATTGTGATCGCTGTAAAACCCAATTTAGTTGTTCCCGTCTTAAAAGAATTTTCAAAGCCAGCTACCTTTGTTTCGATTGCTGCTGGTATTTCTCATTCGCAAATGGCGGAGGCGGCACCGAAAGGATCGAATTCTGTACGAGTGATGCCCAATCTTCCTCTAGTTTCTGAACGAGGAGCCTTTGCGTATTTTTGTGAAGACACTTCTGTTTCTCACGTAGAACGATTGTTTGATGGAATGGGTACAGGAATCCGTGTTGCCAAAGAATCACTGATGGATGCAGTCACAGGACTTTCAGGATCAGGTCCTGCCTATGTACTCACATTTTTGCAGGCAATGGCAGAGGGTGGATTGCAGGAGGGTTTGAGTTATGAAGAATCCTTGTCTTTGGCTATGGAAACCATTGAAGGCACTCTTGTGTATTTTAGGAATTTGCGAAGGGCAAATGCAAACCTTCACCCCATGGAAGTGAGAAATTGGGTGACATCTCCCGGGGGAACAACCATTCATGGTTTGGATGCTTTGGAAAGGGGTGGATTCTCAACCGCCGTTCGAGATGCAATACACAGAGCGACGGAGAGAAGTAAGGAATTAGGGAAAGGATGATAACGGTTGCGCGGACAGGATTCGAACCTGTGGCCTTTGGGTTATGAGCCCAACGAGCTACCAGCTGCTCCACCGCGCGGTATAAAACCATTATTTTAAAGATTGGTAAATTGTCAACGTAAACATTATGAAAACTTTGCTATTTTCTATTGATTGTAAATTTATCGATTTCCGCCAAAATCTTACTTTACAGTAGTCAAAAAAGACGAATGATTCCTATCTTATACAGAATTCTGGCGGTGCGTTTTGTCTTTTAAAGAAAACACTGATATCGTTTTTGAGCATTACGAAAAAAAAATCTACGACCAAAAACAACTACTGGAAATCTCTCGTGCCCTGAATTCCACGTTAGACTATAAATACTTAATTGATGCAATCCTTAACATCTGTTTGGCGCAGTTGCAAACTTTACATGCCGCAATGTACTTAGAGCCTGAAATTGACTTAGGACTTTTTAAGTTGGAGCCCCAATCCATCAAGGGATTTGAATTAAGTACCGAGGAACAAAACTACGAAGTAAAAATCGATAGCCCTCTCATTCATTATTTTGAAGAAAAACCCAAAGCCATTACCATGGACCAAATCCTACAAATGGATTCTTTGAAATCTATTCCTGATATTACATACCTTCGTAAGATGGGAGCAGAGATCCTTGTTCCACTCAATGCTAAGGGCAAAGTCAATGGACTTCTTGTTCTTGGGGACAAGATGACTTCCGAAGAGTTTTTGGAAGATGAAAAAGAATTTATGACCACTCTTGCAAACCTTGCAGGGATTGCTGTGGATAACGCTCGGTTGTATGAACTGGCAACAGTTGATATGATGACAGGATTAAAAATCCATCACTACTTCCAGACCAAACTCAAAGAAGAAATGGAACGTTGTCGTAAAAAAGGAACTAAACTTTGTCTATTATTTACAGACGTAGACCATTTCAAAAGTTTTAATGATACTTACGGACACCAAGCAGGTGATGTGGTTCTCATTGAAGTCGCAAAACAACTGATCAATGCAGGCCAAAGGCACCATATCCCAGCTAGGTATGGTGGGGAAGAATTTTGTTTGGTAATGCCTGGAGCTTCAGAAGAAGAAGCTATGGCCAAGGGTGAAGAAATCCGTAAAGCTGTTGAATCCATGGTGGTCAAAAATCCAAATGATGGGTCGGACCTAAAAGTGACTTTGTCTGTGGGGGTTTCTAGTTTCCGACCGACCGATCGAAACAATAAGGATTTGATCGAAAGGGCAGACAAAGCACTCTACCAGGCAAAACATTCTGGTAGAAACCGCACAATTTGTTATAAAGATTAGGAAATTTGCCGATGGGTAGAGTATGGCAGAGCCGGCATACTTACTCAATGACCTTTCCCCATCGGTTCCTTCTGATGTCTATGAATCCATTCGCAATCGTGCTTTGGGTCTTTCTTCGTATGATTTCCAACCATACTCTTGTTTTATTGAATACAAGACAAAGGATGAAAATACGGGGATTGAATACAGGGATTGTATCGTAGACTATACAAGATGTACAAACTCTCGTTGTATCAAAAAGTTAGTGTAGTTCAATTTTTAATTTATTTTGGGGCCTGTCTCCCAGGTCCCATTCCTTCCCGCCAAACTCCAGTTTCATACCAGTTTCCTAAGTCCAAAACTTTACCTCCTCATACCAGTATCAAAATCATCGATACAGGAACACACCTTCTTCTTTCGGGAATCAAATCGGACAAGGGTAATGACTCTTTTTTATGGGATACCGGATCTGAATTGAGTTTTTATGAATCAGGCGGAACAGAAGAAAGTTCCACTTTCACCCTCGGTGGACAAAGTTTTACGCTAAAGAATATAAAAGGAATTTTACCCAAGTCCATTCCGGGTCTTCTTGGAATCGATTTTTTTTCGGAGAATTGTATTTTCTGGTTTGGAGAAGAGTTGAAACGGTTTCCCAAGGATTCCCCATTCTGTGAACATCCGGATGCTTATCTTTCTACTGATTTTAAATTTCTGAATACAAAAAAGAAAGGGAAGGATCTTTATCTAGAATTTGAATATCCAGAAGGACGCAGATCCTTCGCAGAGATAGACACAGCAGCTTCCTTAAATCTTTTACCCGAAGGCCCGAATGACCTGTTTCTTGGAGAAAAGAAGGTATTTCTTGCAGGAAATAGAATCAAAACGGCAAACCATATGGAATCGGCATCTTCTTTCTATTTAGTGACTTTATCGGGGATTCGGGAAGAATACAAACAAGTCCAATATCTCAAAGGAATTTCACTTGAGAATTTCCATTTGCCAGGGGACAAGGATAGGGAAGAGGTTTGGGTGATCGGACTCGACATCCTCCGGACTCGTCCCTTGTTTTGGGACTTCTTTCGGGGGCGTGTAGGAATTGTTCATTCCAAAAACTAAGGTGAAAGAAAAAGAAAAAATCATAGTAGCGATGAGTGGTGGGGTAGATAGCGCTGTGGCCGCAGGGCTTCTGATGGAAGCGGGTTACGACGTGATCGGGGTCAACCTACGCACTTGGGAATACGAAGCCCCTGCCTGTGATACCACTAAAAAATCCTGTTGTTCTCCGGAAGACATTCGTGATGCCCGCGATGTTGGTCTTTCTTTAAACATTCCGTTTTATGTAATCAAAATGGAAAAGGTGTTTGGGGAACGAGTCATCGACCGTTTTATTAATGATTATAAAGATGGAAGGACACCAAACCCTTGTGTAGAATGTAACACCTTTGTGAAGTTTGGCGCTCTTTTTGAACAAGCCAAAACATTGGGAATCGAAAAAATTGCTACTGGTCATTATGCTCGTGTTATAGAAGTAGATGGACGTTATGCAATTCGAAATGCAGTGGACATGAAAAAAAATCAAGCGTACTATTTGTACGGTTTGTCCCAAGAAAATATTAAAAATACAGTTTTCCCACTTGGTGAAATGGACAAAGTCCAGGTTCGTGAAATAGCAAAACGAATGGGCCTGCCTGTGGCCGAAAAACCGGAATCACAAGAAATTTGTTTTATTCCAGAAAATGATTATAGAACTTTTTTAAAGAAGAAGGGAATGGAATTTACTCCTGGTTTTTTTAAATTAGCATCTGGACAAATCATTGGCAAACACCAAGGAAAAGAAGGATTTACCATCGGTCAAAGAAAGGGTCTTGGGATCGCATGGAAAAACCCACTTTATGTTTTATCCATTGAAGATGATGGAACAGTTGTACTTGGGGAAGAAGAGGAAACTGTTTCCGAATCTTTTATTTTAGAAGAAATTACTTACCAAGCCTTATCTCCTATGGAAGTGGGTGAATCAAAAGAAATGAGAGTTCAAATCCGATACAGAAGTGCACCTGTTCACTGTAAGGTGACTGCTCTTGGTGATACCTGGAAAGTTGAATTTTTAGAAGATGTAAAAAGTGTAACTCCGGGCCAGTCGGCCACCTTTTATGAAGCCAACGGTGATTACCTCCTTGCTGGAGGGATCATTCAAAAAGGTTCCATCACAAGAAAGGTAAAAACAAATTTTGTTTTAGAGGCAGAGAGCGTTACCATTTGAAATCGGTAGAAGGCAAAACTATACTCATTATCGGTGGGGGATTGTTACAGGTCCCCATCATCCAAACTGCAAAAACTATGCGACTCCATACAGTAGTTGCGGATATGAATCCCTCTTCGATTGGATTTCAAATTGCGGATGAAGCCATTGTCATGTCCACAAAGGACGTTGAAGGAATGGTTCGGGAATCTAAAAAATTTGCGCAAAACTCCCAAATTCATGGGGTGATCACTGCTGGAACTGATGCGAGTATGACGGTTGCTGCAGTGGCTTCCGCATTACAACTTCCGGGTATCCGATTTGTAGATGCAGAAGCAGCATCAAACAAAGTGAAAATGCGTCAAAGATTAAAAGAGTTTGGAATGCCAATTCCTCGTTTTGCAGCTGTTTGGTCTTTGCAAGATGCTAAAGATGCACTGGATTCACTGACATTTCCTCTTGTGATGAAACCGGCTGACAATATGGGAGCTCGCGGGGTCATCAAGGTAAATCACAAAGATGACCTTCCAACAGCATTTCGTCATGCCAAAAGGTTTTGTCCTACAGGTGAATTGATTTTAGAAGAATATATGGAAGGCCCTGAACTTTCTGTGGATGCATTGGCTTTCCAAGGCCAAATTCGAATGACAGGGATTGCCGACAGGATCATCGAACGGGAACCTTATTTTATTGAGGTAGGACATAACATGCCTTCTGCGATGTCCAAAGAAGTTTTGGATGAAGTGGAACGGGTGATGGCTGGTGGGATGCGAGCTCTGGGTATCCATCTTGGGGCAGGTAAGGGAGACATTAAGGTTACAAAAGAGGGAGTCAAAATTGGAGAAATCGCAGCAAGGCTTTCTGGTGGCTTTATGTCGGCGTTTACTTATCCTTTATCCACTGGGGTGAATTTAAACCGAGCTGCACTATTGATTTCATTAGGTGAAACTCCTGATAATTTGGATCCTGTATTGTCAAGAGTGTCCATCGAACGTTCGTTACTTTCGAAACCTGGAAAACTAGTTTCGATTGGTGGAGTAGAAGAAACTAAAAAAATCGACGGTGTGTCTGAGGTTTTTATCCAATCCAAACCTGGCGATATCATTAAAGAACCTACGAATAACATTGATAAGTCGGGACATGTAATCATTGTAGCTGATAATTTGAAAGAAGCGAATCTTGTTTTTGAAAAGGTAAAACAAACAATTCGATTTGAAGTGGATGAACAATTTTCGATTACCGAAAAAGAAATAGGTGACCAAGCAAGAATTCGTTTTGGAAAAGATATTTGTTGGGTTTGTAAACAATGTGACGGTAGCAATTGTGCCTCTGGGATTCCGGGTATGGGTGGAGTGGGCCGTATGGAAACCTTCCATGACAATAGCATTGCTCTTTCCGAATATTCGATAGTACCTGGTTACATTCGGGATCATGTATTTCCTGAAATCCAAACTCAGTTTTTAGGTTATGATTTAAAAACACCGATTATGGCCGCTCCCATGACTGGGGTGGGAACCAACATGAACTTTGTGATGACAGACGCAGATTATGCCAATCTTGTGGTTCGTTCCTTTGTTCAAAATGGAAGTCTCGCTTGGCTTGGTGATGGTGCTTCTCCAGAAAAATATAAAATCATGTTGGAAGCTTTAAAAAAGGCATCTGGAAAAGGAATTTTAATCTGTAAACCGAGAGAAGATGAATCCATGTTACTTGACCGGTTTTTAGAAGCTGAAGCGGACGGAGTGTTCGCTTTGGGAATGGACATTGATGCCGTAAATTTTAAAACAATGGTTCAAAAGAACTTATCAAGTATCACAAGGCCTTTGGAACGTTTGATCAAACTAAAAGAAAAAACAAAATTACCATTTATCCTCAAAGGCATTATGAACCCGGAAGATGCGAAACTAGCATTGGAAGGTGGATTTTCCGCCATCGTGGTTTCGAATCATGGAGGAAGGGTTTTGGATGGAATGCCTGGAACAGCAAGGGTTCTACCTAAAATTGCAGAAGCAGTTAAAGGAAAAATTCCTTTGTTAGTGGATGGAGGCATTCGATCGGGAATGGATGTTTTTAAAATGTTGGCTTTAGGGGCCGATGTTGTCCTTCTCGGAAGGCCTGTTGCCATTTCGCTTGTTGGTGGTGAGGAAGCTGGGATTCGTTTTCTTTTACAAAAATATTCGGAAGAACTAAAACAATCCATGAGTGTTACCGGAGCCAAAACTTTGGTGGACATCAAGCGAACGATGTTGCTTCATAAACTTCACGGTTGATTATGGATAAGGAAATCAAAGATCCCGAAGGTATTTTAAAGGTAATTACCGCTTTATTCGGTAAACTTCCTGCATACATTATCAATTCAGATAAAGAATTTCCAGTAAAGATCATTGCCTTAAAAAATAAAGCTCTCATCATCAACACCAATCTAAAATTTCCAAGTAGGGATCGTATCCTTACTGTTGTTCATAACGGTAGTAAGTTTTTGGCTCATTTTTTAGTTGCTGGTGGTGACGGAAATGGAATTGAGATCTTAACGCCTGTTAAAATACAAATTACTCCTGCTTCGAGACAGAGCTCAAGGGTTGATACAAGCCAAATCCAATCAGGGATGGTGGTTTCCAATATCATCAACGTCAATGATGTGTCCAAAGCAATTGGATTTGATGATAAAAAAGTAGACGCAATCCTTCTTGCATACCGAGCCAAACTCACAAAAGCATTTCCTTTATCCTCTATCTTCTTTGCTGGTCGTATGGACAATCGACTGCGACTCATGCACCACTACGATAAGGATATTTTTATAATCGATCGTAAGGAGAAATCTACTGCTTCTGCGGACTTTTTTCCTTTTGATGAATACTTAAGAATTTTCGATAGTTCTAAAATTCCTGACACATATACTTCGGAAATTTGTGTCCCAATCAAATACAAAGGTTATGTACATCTTGGTTATGTACAAGTTTTATCAGAAAAACCACTCGACTTCGAAATTTATAAACAAATTCAAACATTTGCAAATGCAGTGAGTCGCGATATCATAAGCACGGGAGTTTTCCAAGAATCACGTGATGTTTGTCAGGTAATGGATTTAAGTATGGGTGGTATTAGTTTTATCCATGCACCATCCAGATCTTTTTCTAGATCTGTCACTCTAAACGGAACCATACTTTTTGATTTAAATTTGGAAAGTGGAAAAAGAGTTACCATCCGCGGAATCATCAAAAACATCCGTAACCAAGAAACAAATTTTCGGGTTGGTTGCCAGTTCTACAACCTAACAGAAAAAGACGTAGAGGTTTTGGAAGCCTTTCTAAATGTAGGAAAGGACGAAACTTCAGCAGTTGAAACACCAATGGAAGCACAAGAGTCCAATGCTGATCCTGGAGAAGATATCAAAGAGGATACAAGTTCAGTGATTGGCACTGTGGATGAACCGGATGATCCTTTTGGTGGTGCCATGGATTCTGAACTCACTTCCGAAGAACCAAGTCCAGAATCTTAAAGTGTCTTCTTACCAATCATTGATCCGTTATCCATATACGGGAAAAACGGTCCTTGTTTTTCTTACCACGAAATTCCCATACCATAGTCAGGATGAATGGCAATATTTATTGGATATGGGCCGCATCCAAGTCAAAGGAAATGTGGCAAGTGCAGAACTTGTGCTCCAGGAAGGGGACAGTGTTGTTTACGAACCCATCCCTGGTCGGATCCAGGAGCCAGAAGTAGATACTGGTTATACGGTTTTAAAAGAAACCGAAGAATTCCTTTTTATCGATAAACCGGGAAACCTACCCATGCACCCAGCGGGAAGATACCGTACAAGAACTCTATTGAACCTTCTGGAAGAAATCTATCCTCTAGTGATCCCTGTGCATAGGTTGGACCGTGAGACCTCAGGGATTGTGATTTTTGCCAAATCTGAAGAGAGTCGCACTTGGCTCCAAAAGAAATTTGAAAAGAGAGAAGTGAAAAAAGAATACCTGGCTGTGGTTCGGGGAAAATTTCCGAAACCAATGTATCTGGATGGTTTTCTTGGGAAAAATACAGATTCAGCAATCCGAAAAAAAATGAAGTTTTCTCTGGAAGAGTTTTCCGATTCAAAATTTGTTTCTACTGAATTGATTCCCTTGGAATTTTCTGATTCACAAAACGTAAGTTTGGTGCTTGTACGACCTGTAACAGGTAGAATCCATCAAATTCGAGTGAGTTTCCTTTACCTCGGTTATCCGATTCTTGGGGATAAATTGTATGGTCCACGAGAGACTATGTTTTTGGATTTTGTCCAATCGGGACTTTCTCCTTCTTTATTAGAAGAACTTGGTGCAGAACGACAAATTTTGCATGCACATAGCATAAGTTATCTGGATGATAGAACAGGTGAAAAGATAAAAGTACGATCAAATCCTTTAAAAGAAATTCGAACCTTCTTCCCAAATTATGAAGACTATGTCCCATAGCTTTCAATAAAAAATCCAATTTAAGATTCGCCTTTCCTCCGATCTTTCTATAAAGAGAGAGGAGGCTTTTGCAAAGGATGGCAGGAGCAGGCAGACTATTAAAGGATTCCGATAAAATTGTATTTGGTGAGTTTTGGACAGCAAAACAACGCCAAGGACATCCAATTCATCATACCGTAAGTTATAGAGCATCATTTAAGCCGGAACTTCCTTCTTTTTTTATGAAGGAATTCTTAAAAAAGAAAAATAGAGTCGTCTACGATCCGTTTGGTGGAAGGGGAACTACGGCCATTCAAGCTAATATTGAAGGCCATGTGGCAGTTCATAATGATATTCATCCGTTATCTATTTTTCTTGCGAGTGCGAGACAATATGTTCCTAAACTAGAAGACTTGGAAAAAAAATTAAATTCTTTGGATTTGGATAAGGAAGTAGAAGATGAACCTTTTGATATAAACTTACTTCCTTTTTTTCATCCAAGAACATTAAAAGAAATTAAAAATCTCAAAAAATATATGGCAGAAGATTTGTCAGTAGAGATGAAGTTTATTTCACTGATTGCGTTATCTCGTTTGCATGGGCATAGCACTGGATTTTTTTCTGTATATACTTTTCCACAAGTGTCCATTCCACCGGAAGCACA encodes the following:
- a CDS encoding alpha-hydroxy-acid oxidizing protein, giving the protein MKSVEGKTILIIGGGLLQVPIIQTAKTMRLHTVVADMNPSSIGFQIADEAIVMSTKDVEGMVRESKKFAQNSQIHGVITAGTDASMTVAAVASALQLPGIRFVDAEAASNKVKMRQRLKEFGMPIPRFAAVWSLQDAKDALDSLTFPLVMKPADNMGARGVIKVNHKDDLPTAFRHAKRFCPTGELILEEYMEGPELSVDALAFQGQIRMTGIADRIIEREPYFIEVGHNMPSAMSKEVLDEVERVMAGGMRALGIHLGAGKGDIKVTKEGVKIGEIAARLSGGFMSAFTYPLSTGVNLNRAALLISLGETPDNLDPVLSRVSIERSLLSKPGKLVSIGGVEETKKIDGVSEVFIQSKPGDIIKEPTNNIDKSGHVIIVADNLKEANLVFEKVKQTIRFEVDEQFSITEKEIGDQARIRFGKDICWVCKQCDGSNCASGIPGMGGVGRMETFHDNSIALSEYSIVPGYIRDHVFPEIQTQFLGYDLKTPIMAAPMTGVGTNMNFVMTDADYANLVVRSFVQNGSLAWLGDGASPEKYKIMLEALKKASGKGILICKPREDESMLLDRFLEAEADGVFALGMDIDAVNFKTMVQKNLSSITRPLERLIKLKEKTKLPFILKGIMNPEDAKLALEGGFSAIVVSNHGGRVLDGMPGTARVLPKIAEAVKGKIPLLVDGGIRSGMDVFKMLALGADVVLLGRPVAISLVGGEEAGIRFLLQKYSEELKQSMSVTGAKTLVDIKRTMLLHKLHG
- a CDS encoding PilZ domain-containing protein; its protein translation is MDKEIKDPEGILKVITALFGKLPAYIINSDKEFPVKIIALKNKALIINTNLKFPSRDRILTVVHNGSKFLAHFLVAGGDGNGIEILTPVKIQITPASRQSSRVDTSQIQSGMVVSNIINVNDVSKAIGFDDKKVDAILLAYRAKLTKAFPLSSIFFAGRMDNRLRLMHHYDKDIFIIDRKEKSTASADFFPFDEYLRIFDSSKIPDTYTSEICVPIKYKGYVHLGYVQVLSEKPLDFEIYKQIQTFANAVSRDIISTGVFQESRDVCQVMDLSMGGISFIHAPSRSFSRSVTLNGTILFDLNLESGKRVTIRGIIKNIRNQETNFRVGCQFYNLTEKDVEVLEAFLNVGKDETSAVETPMEAQESNADPGEDIKEDTSSVIGTVDEPDDPFGGAMDSELTSEEPSPES
- a CDS encoding RluA family pseudouridine synthase, giving the protein MSSYQSLIRYPYTGKTVLVFLTTKFPYHSQDEWQYLLDMGRIQVKGNVASAELVLQEGDSVVYEPIPGRIQEPEVDTGYTVLKETEEFLFIDKPGNLPMHPAGRYRTRTLLNLLEEIYPLVIPVHRLDRETSGIVIFAKSEESRTWLQKKFEKREVKKEYLAVVRGKFPKPMYLDGFLGKNTDSAIRKKMKFSLEEFSDSKFVSTELIPLEFSDSQNVSLVLVRPVTGRIHQIRVSFLYLGYPILGDKLYGPRETMFLDFVQSGLSPSLLEELGAERQILHAHSISYLDDRTGEKIKVRSNPLKEIRTFFPNYEDYVP